One Falsarthrobacter nasiphocae DNA segment encodes these proteins:
- the hemL gene encoding glutamate-1-semialdehyde 2,1-aminomutase: MTTNQQLFDTASHLMPGGVNSPVRAFGSVGGTPRFMVKGEGAILTDAEGREYVDLVCSWGPALLGHAHPAVIEAVQAAAARGLGFGTSTPAEAELAELVVGRVSAVERLRMVSTGTEATMTAVRLARGFTGRNLVIKFAGCYHGHQDGLLAAAGSGLATFAMPGSAGVTEATAAETLVLPYNDLGAVEAAFEAHPGRIAAVITEAAPANMGVVAPGEGFNAGLRRITEENGALLIMDEVLTGFRVGPGGYWALAESGWAPDLLTFGKVIGGGLPTAALGGRREVMEYLAPLGPVYQAGTLSGNPVAMAAGVATLQNATSEVYEHVDAASLRLQRSLAAALDAEGVDHSIQRAGNLFSVSFGTSQRGVANYDDAQAQESFRYAPFFHSMLDSGVYLPPSVFEAWFLSSAHDDAALERIEAALPAAAKAAAAATPQG, encoded by the coding sequence ATGACGACGAACCAGCAGCTCTTCGACACCGCCTCCCACCTCATGCCGGGCGGCGTGAACTCGCCCGTGCGAGCCTTCGGCTCCGTGGGCGGCACGCCCCGCTTCATGGTCAAAGGCGAGGGCGCCATCCTGACCGACGCCGAGGGCCGCGAGTACGTCGACCTCGTGTGCTCCTGGGGTCCCGCGCTCCTGGGCCACGCCCACCCCGCCGTCATCGAGGCGGTCCAGGCCGCCGCGGCCCGGGGCCTGGGGTTCGGCACGTCCACGCCGGCGGAGGCTGAGCTCGCGGAGCTCGTCGTCGGCCGCGTTTCCGCAGTGGAGCGCCTGCGCATGGTCTCCACGGGCACCGAGGCGACCATGACGGCAGTCCGCCTGGCCCGCGGATTCACGGGACGGAACCTCGTCATCAAGTTCGCCGGCTGCTACCACGGGCACCAGGACGGCCTCCTGGCCGCCGCCGGCTCAGGGCTCGCGACGTTCGCCATGCCCGGCTCCGCGGGCGTCACCGAGGCCACGGCCGCCGAGACGCTCGTGCTGCCGTACAACGACCTCGGCGCCGTCGAGGCGGCGTTCGAGGCGCACCCGGGCCGGATCGCCGCCGTCATCACGGAGGCAGCGCCCGCGAACATGGGCGTCGTCGCTCCGGGCGAGGGCTTCAACGCGGGGCTGCGCCGGATCACGGAGGAGAACGGCGCCCTCCTCATCATGGACGAGGTCCTCACGGGCTTCCGCGTGGGGCCGGGCGGATACTGGGCCCTGGCCGAGTCGGGCTGGGCCCCGGACCTTCTGACGTTCGGCAAGGTCATCGGCGGCGGGCTGCCGACGGCGGCTCTGGGCGGGCGCCGCGAGGTCATGGAGTACCTCGCGCCCCTCGGTCCCGTCTACCAGGCGGGCACGCTCTCGGGGAACCCGGTGGCGATGGCCGCGGGCGTGGCCACGCTGCAGAACGCCACGAGCGAGGTCTACGAGCACGTCGACGCCGCGTCCCTGCGTCTCCAGCGCAGCCTCGCGGCGGCCCTGGACGCGGAGGGCGTGGACCACTCGATCCAGCGGGCCGGCAACCTGTTCTCGGTCTCCTTCGGCACGAGCCAGCGAGGGGTGGCGAACTACGACGACGCGCAGGCCCAGGAGTCCTTCCGCTACGCGCCGTTCTTCCACTCGATGCTGGACTCGGGCGTGTACCTGCCCCCGAGCGTCTTCGAGGCGTGGTTCCTCTCCTCGGCGCACGACGACGCCGCGCTCGAGCGGATCGAGGCCGCGCTGCCTGCAGCCGCCAAGGCCGCGGCCGCGGCGACGCCGCAGGGGTAG
- the hemB gene encoding porphobilinogen synthase — protein sequence MSFPSQRLRRLRQSAAMRGLVAETRLSAGSLILPAFVREGLSEPSPITSMPGVVQHSRDSLKRAAAEAVEAGVGGIMLFGVPEAHDATGSGAIDPEGILNVAIADVRAEVGDDLVVMSDVCLDEFTDHGHCGVLAEDGTVDNDATLELYAQMAVAQAAAGAHMLGPSGKMDGEVAVIRQALEDAGHVSTGIFAYSAKYASAFYGPFREAVNSQLKGDRRTYQMDMRNRREALAEVEADVLEGADMVMVKPAMTNLDVLADVAEFSPVPVGAYQISGEYAMIEAAAANGWIDRRASVTEALTAITRAGATSILTYWATDAARWIREDA from the coding sequence ATGAGCTTTCCGTCCCAGCGCCTGAGGCGGCTGCGCCAGTCCGCCGCGATGCGAGGCCTCGTGGCCGAGACCCGGCTCAGCGCGGGCTCGCTCATCCTGCCCGCGTTCGTCCGGGAGGGCCTCAGCGAGCCGTCGCCGATCACGTCGATGCCCGGCGTCGTCCAGCACTCGCGGGACTCGCTCAAGCGCGCCGCGGCAGAGGCCGTCGAGGCGGGCGTGGGCGGCATCATGCTCTTCGGCGTGCCCGAGGCCCACGACGCGACCGGCTCGGGGGCGATCGACCCGGAGGGCATCCTCAACGTCGCCATCGCGGACGTGCGCGCGGAGGTCGGCGACGACCTCGTCGTCATGTCCGACGTCTGCCTCGACGAGTTCACCGATCACGGGCACTGCGGCGTCCTCGCCGAGGACGGGACCGTGGACAACGACGCGACACTCGAGCTCTACGCCCAGATGGCCGTGGCACAGGCCGCGGCGGGCGCGCACATGCTCGGCCCCAGCGGCAAGATGGACGGCGAGGTCGCGGTCATCCGCCAGGCCCTCGAGGACGCGGGCCACGTCTCCACGGGCATCTTCGCCTACTCCGCCAAGTACGCGTCCGCGTTCTACGGGCCGTTCCGCGAGGCCGTCAACTCCCAGCTCAAGGGGGACCGCCGCACCTACCAGATGGACATGCGCAACCGGCGCGAGGCCCTCGCCGAGGTGGAGGCAGACGTCCTCGAGGGCGCCGACATGGTCATGGTCAAGCCTGCGATGACCAACCTTGACGTCCTCGCCGATGTCGCCGAGTTCAGCCCCGTGCCCGTCGGGGCCTACCAGATCTCCGGCGAGTACGCGATGATCGAGGCAGCGGCCGCCAACGGCTGGATCGACCGTCGCGCGAGCGTCACGGAGGCCCTCACCGCGATCACCCGAGCCGGAGCCACCTCCATCCTCACCTACTGGGCCACGGACGCGGCCCGCTGGATCCGCGAGGACGCCTGA
- a CDS encoding uroporphyrinogen-III synthase, whose translation MLVPRRADRSAEWVAALCGAGFEPVLVPLIDFELPADPAPALSLPVLLDAAGRRAESGAERPWLVVTSVTTIQALAQLGVWTEIRDVVRRGSVVVVAVGEGTRRALEAAGVAAELMPERAMNARGILRLAAHQAPRAAFLPHGNLAAPTLEGGLRDLGWEVTALDVYLTVDAPARPGRRITTPPPGTPGGDGAPAGGSPREPVSPGPELGLDEARRLEWTAMIATSPSTARRILAEFPAARADAGVPILSIGPSTTAQLRAAGREPAGECETPEPAAAVALLTALTRSADEQNARAEPGFTDTDTADQDPRRHLSSTRRPPETEETP comes from the coding sequence GTGCTTGTTCCCCGCCGCGCGGACCGCTCGGCCGAGTGGGTCGCGGCACTCTGCGGGGCCGGGTTCGAGCCCGTGCTCGTGCCCCTCATCGACTTCGAGCTTCCGGCCGATCCCGCGCCCGCCCTGAGCCTGCCCGTCCTTCTCGACGCGGCCGGGCGCCGCGCTGAGTCGGGGGCCGAGCGGCCGTGGCTCGTCGTGACGTCGGTGACGACCATCCAGGCCCTCGCGCAGCTCGGCGTCTGGACCGAGATTCGGGACGTCGTCCGGCGGGGCAGCGTCGTCGTCGTGGCCGTGGGAGAGGGAACCCGGCGCGCCCTGGAGGCGGCAGGGGTGGCCGCCGAGCTCATGCCGGAGCGCGCGATGAACGCGCGAGGCATCCTCCGCCTCGCCGCGCACCAGGCCCCGCGCGCCGCGTTCCTGCCGCACGGAAACCTCGCAGCGCCGACCCTCGAGGGCGGTCTGCGGGACCTCGGCTGGGAGGTGACCGCGCTCGACGTCTACCTGACCGTGGACGCCCCCGCGAGGCCAGGACGGCGAATCACGACCCCGCCCCCCGGTACGCCGGGAGGGGACGGCGCCCCGGCAGGCGGCAGCCCGCGGGAGCCCGTGAGCCCCGGACCGGAGCTCGGCCTGGACGAGGCGCGTAGGCTTGAGTGGACTGCGATGATCGCGACGAGCCCCTCGACCGCGCGGCGCATCCTCGCCGAGTTTCCCGCCGCCCGCGCAGACGCCGGGGTGCCGATCCTCTCGATCGGCCCGAGCACGACGGCCCAGCTGCGGGCCGCCGGACGCGAGCCGGCAGGGGAGTGCGAGACGCCCGAGCCGGCCGCCGCCGTCGCCCTCCTGACCGCCCTGACGCGCTCCGCCGACGAGCAGAACGCACGCGCCGAGCCAGGCTTCACCGACACCGACACCGCAGACCAAGACCCGCGCCGCCACCTCAGTTCCACGCGGCGCCCACCCGAGACCGAGGAGACACCATGA
- the hemC gene encoding hydroxymethylbilane synthase, translated as MTGGFRLATRGSALARTQSGMVLDALAERSGLPGELILVKTEGDVVTTPLAQLGGTGVFVSAVRQALAAQQADVAVHSLKDLPTAPEPGFRIGAVPEREDVRDALCARDGLTLETLPEGASVGTGSPRRAAQLLAVRPDLTVVAIRGNVDTRLSRVKGVRLTDESNQHMSGGLREDLDAVVLAAAGLKRLGRESHITELIAPELMLPAPGQGALAVEVRDSDDERTAALAEALAAYDHAPTRLAVTAERALLSTLEAGCSAPVGALAVFEDGRLTLEARAVRTDGSEVFSGGASLELPELAGDEAEAAAFELGVVVAEALIERGAGDLI; from the coding sequence GTGACGGGTGGCTTCCGTCTGGCCACGCGGGGGAGCGCGCTCGCCCGCACCCAGTCCGGGATGGTCCTCGACGCCCTCGCGGAGCGCTCCGGCCTGCCCGGGGAGCTGATCCTCGTCAAGACGGAGGGGGACGTCGTCACGACGCCCCTCGCCCAGCTCGGCGGCACGGGAGTCTTCGTGTCCGCCGTGCGGCAGGCCCTCGCGGCGCAGCAGGCCGATGTCGCGGTGCACTCCCTCAAGGATCTGCCGACGGCCCCGGAGCCCGGTTTCCGGATCGGTGCCGTGCCCGAGCGCGAGGACGTCCGCGACGCGCTCTGCGCCCGGGACGGCCTGACGCTCGAGACCCTCCCCGAGGGCGCGAGCGTCGGGACGGGGTCCCCGAGGCGGGCGGCCCAGCTCCTCGCGGTGCGGCCGGACCTCACGGTCGTGGCCATCCGCGGCAACGTGGACACGCGCCTCTCGCGGGTCAAGGGAGTCCGGCTCACCGACGAGTCCAACCAGCACATGTCCGGAGGCCTGCGCGAGGACCTGGACGCCGTGGTCCTGGCGGCCGCGGGACTCAAGCGGCTCGGCCGCGAGTCCCACATCACCGAGCTCATCGCGCCTGAGCTCATGCTCCCCGCACCCGGGCAGGGCGCCCTCGCGGTGGAGGTCAGGGACTCCGACGACGAGCGGACCGCCGCCCTCGCCGAGGCCCTCGCGGCCTACGACCACGCGCCGACGAGGCTCGCGGTCACCGCGGAGCGGGCCCTGCTCTCGACCCTCGAGGCCGGCTGCTCTGCCCCCGTCGGCGCGCTCGCGGTGTTCGAGGACGGCCGCCTCACCCTCGAGGCGCGGGCGGTCCGCACCGACGGCAGCGAGGTCTTCTCCGGGGGCGCGTCCCTCGAGCTGCCCGAGCTGGCAGGGGACGAGGCCGAGGCGGCGGCGTTCGAGCTTGGCGTCGTCGTGGCCGAGGCCCTGATCGAGCGCGGGGCGGGTGACCTCATCTGA
- a CDS encoding ferrochelatase, with amino-acid sequence MSCGETFDDACCTSGTTAGDAAPVTREGMMAPVAYDALLLASFGGPEGQEDVIPFLRNVTRGRGIPDERLEEVATHYRANGGISPINQQNRELKAAVEAELAERGLDLPVYWGNRNWEPYTPDVLETMYADGHRRVLAFSTSAYAGYSSCRQYREDYGMALRDRGLEGKLEVDKVRQYFDHPGFISPFIQGVEEGLEALKGKLADKGVANPRLRILFCTHSIPMSDAEAAGPRLPEGESYEGGNAYTAQHLAVARTVIAGVPGAADVPHELVYQSRSGAPHVPWLEPDVNDRLAEIADETDGVLMVPIGFVSDHMEVTWDLDTEATQTCGELGLESVRVPTPGTHPDFVAGLVDLIQERYRAEDEPTAEGEPTRASVVEMGPWADVCARNCCEKVMRDGTRRPTVAAFDAAIDAPVCQERTA; translated from the coding sequence ATGAGCTGCGGAGAGACCTTCGACGACGCCTGCTGCACCTCCGGGACCACCGCCGGAGACGCCGCGCCCGTGACGCGAGAGGGCATGATGGCGCCCGTCGCCTACGACGCCCTCCTCCTCGCCTCCTTCGGCGGGCCCGAGGGCCAGGAGGACGTCATCCCGTTCCTCCGCAACGTCACTCGCGGCCGCGGAATCCCCGACGAGCGCCTCGAAGAGGTCGCCACCCACTACCGCGCCAACGGGGGCATCAGTCCCATCAACCAGCAGAACCGCGAGCTCAAGGCGGCCGTCGAGGCCGAGCTCGCCGAGCGGGGCCTCGACCTGCCCGTCTACTGGGGCAACCGCAACTGGGAGCCGTACACGCCGGACGTCCTCGAGACGATGTACGCGGACGGGCACCGCCGCGTCCTCGCGTTCTCGACGAGCGCCTACGCGGGATACTCGAGCTGCCGGCAGTACCGCGAGGACTACGGCATGGCCCTCCGGGACCGCGGGCTCGAGGGCAAGCTCGAGGTGGACAAGGTCCGCCAGTACTTCGACCACCCCGGCTTCATCTCGCCGTTCATCCAGGGCGTCGAAGAGGGCCTCGAGGCCCTCAAGGGCAAGCTCGCGGACAAGGGCGTGGCCAACCCGCGCCTGCGCATTCTCTTCTGCACGCACTCCATCCCGATGAGCGACGCCGAGGCGGCCGGCCCCCGTCTCCCCGAGGGCGAGTCCTATGAGGGCGGCAACGCCTACACGGCCCAGCACCTCGCCGTGGCGCGCACCGTCATCGCGGGCGTCCCGGGCGCCGCGGACGTGCCCCACGAGCTCGTGTACCAGTCTCGCTCGGGGGCCCCGCACGTGCCGTGGCTCGAGCCGGACGTCAACGACCGTCTCGCCGAGATCGCCGACGAGACGGACGGGGTCCTCATGGTTCCGATCGGCTTCGTCAGCGACCACATGGAGGTCACGTGGGACCTCGACACCGAGGCCACGCAGACCTGCGGCGAGCTCGGCCTTGAGTCCGTGCGCGTCCCCACCCCCGGTACGCACCCGGACTTCGTGGCGGGGCTCGTGGACCTCATCCAGGAGCGCTACCGCGCCGAGGACGAGCCCACGGCGGAGGGCGAGCCCACGCGGGCATCCGTCGTCGAGATGGGCCCGTGGGCGGACGTCTGCGCGCGCAACTGCTGCGAGAAGGTCATGCGGGACGGCACCCGCCGTCCCACGGTCGCGGCGTTTGACGCGGCCATCGACGCGCCCGTGTGCCAGGAGCGCACCGCGTGA
- the hemQ gene encoding hydrogen peroxide-dependent heme synthase yields MSEQNETMFYTLWTVFKRTGSPQGDHAAFDALVDRLVSEGVTLRGAYDVSAMRADADVMIWLHGSQPERLQAAVREIRRLPLFAETEIVFSAMGVHREAEFTKNHSPAFARGVEPSTWVCVYPFVRSYNWYILPEEERGAMLRDHGLKGREYPHVLSNTVASFALGDWEWILGLEAPDLHDLVDLMRHLRKTEARNHVREETPFYTGRRISSSEIAEVLR; encoded by the coding sequence ATGAGCGAGCAGAACGAGACGATGTTCTACACCTTGTGGACGGTCTTCAAGCGGACGGGGTCGCCGCAGGGGGACCACGCGGCGTTTGACGCGCTCGTGGACCGGCTCGTGAGCGAGGGCGTGACGCTGCGCGGCGCCTACGACGTCTCCGCGATGCGCGCCGACGCGGACGTCATGATCTGGCTCCACGGATCGCAGCCAGAGCGCCTCCAGGCGGCCGTCCGCGAGATCCGCCGCCTCCCGCTCTTCGCGGAGACCGAGATCGTCTTCTCCGCCATGGGCGTGCACCGAGAGGCCGAGTTCACGAAGAACCACTCGCCCGCGTTCGCCCGCGGCGTCGAGCCGAGCACGTGGGTCTGCGTCTACCCGTTCGTCCGGTCCTACAACTGGTACATCCTCCCGGAGGAGGAGCGGGGTGCCATGCTCCGCGACCACGGCCTCAAGGGCCGCGAGTACCCGCACGTGCTCTCCAACACGGTCGCATCCTTCGCCCTCGGGGACTGGGAGTGGATCCTCGGCCTCGAGGCCCCGGATCTCCATGACCTCGTGGACCTCATGCGGCACCTGCGCAAGACCGAGGCCCGCAACCACGTCCGCGAGGAGACCCCGTTCTACACCGGCCGCCGCATCTCCTCGAGCGAGATCGCCGAGGTCCTCCGATGA
- a CDS encoding protoporphyrinogen/coproporphyrinogen oxidase has protein sequence MSRAGDWDVVVIGGGVGGLICAWEAARAGERALLLESSGRLGGAVGLMGLEQGPGAADAAEAERLAALRLEAGAESFATKSPAVPSLLADLGLSEARQEASGLGSWIVEARAGTVRAMPSPKTGLFGIPGDPLAADVVAVVGQEEAMRAAALDSRPLPAGGFPGDVTVARLVEERLGRAVLDQLVTPVVAGVYSTSPDRLPVARLHPGLLPALAAAGSLGRAVTRLREAAPAGAAVAGLEGGMGRLVTELEGQARAAGAHVRLLSRAESLARADDGRIAVRVAAPRGEPGPATWEATAGRVVLAVPAGPARELLESLAPGAHPDTPIGFTPGERIVLVTLAVRAGSVAARGLAAAPRGTGLLVAPSARTPRLSAAKAMTHSTRKWPWLEAVAGGVEIVRLSYAEDELAAAGLPLTREDGPQPGSEERERLVERAVADASLLTGVEVAPADVVAHSVAVHRNTAPSPGAPAPAAAFAALEADPRLEGVRIVGSWRSGTGLAAVVSQARTSPR, from the coding sequence GTGAGCCGGGCGGGGGACTGGGACGTCGTCGTCATCGGCGGCGGCGTGGGAGGCCTGATCTGCGCGTGGGAGGCCGCGCGCGCCGGCGAGCGGGCCCTCCTGCTCGAATCGAGCGGCCGCCTCGGCGGAGCCGTTGGCCTCATGGGCCTCGAACAGGGCCCCGGCGCCGCAGACGCGGCGGAGGCCGAGCGCCTCGCCGCCCTGCGGCTCGAGGCCGGTGCCGAGTCCTTCGCTACGAAGTCCCCTGCCGTGCCGAGTCTCCTCGCCGACCTCGGCCTTTCGGAGGCGCGCCAGGAGGCCTCGGGCCTCGGCTCGTGGATCGTCGAGGCTCGCGCGGGGACCGTCCGGGCCATGCCGTCCCCCAAGACCGGCCTCTTCGGCATTCCGGGGGACCCTCTCGCGGCCGACGTCGTCGCCGTGGTGGGGCAGGAGGAGGCGATGAGGGCCGCAGCCCTCGACTCGCGCCCGCTGCCCGCCGGGGGATTCCCCGGGGACGTCACCGTGGCGCGGCTCGTCGAGGAGCGCCTCGGGCGGGCCGTGCTGGACCAGCTCGTCACTCCCGTCGTGGCCGGCGTCTACTCCACGAGTCCGGACCGCCTGCCGGTCGCGCGCCTCCACCCTGGCCTCTTGCCAGCCCTCGCCGCCGCGGGCAGCCTGGGGCGCGCCGTGACCCGCCTCCGCGAGGCAGCCCCTGCCGGCGCGGCGGTCGCGGGCCTCGAGGGCGGCATGGGCCGCCTTGTCACTGAGCTGGAGGGCCAGGCGCGGGCGGCCGGCGCGCACGTGCGCCTCCTGTCCCGCGCTGAGTCCCTCGCCCGGGCCGACGACGGGCGCATCGCCGTCCGGGTTGCGGCCCCGCGCGGCGAGCCCGGCCCCGCCACGTGGGAGGCCACCGCGGGCCGCGTCGTCCTTGCCGTTCCTGCGGGCCCAGCCCGCGAGCTGCTCGAGTCGCTCGCCCCCGGGGCGCACCCGGACACGCCCATCGGGTTCACGCCGGGCGAGCGCATCGTCCTCGTCACCCTCGCCGTCAGGGCCGGCTCGGTCGCGGCCCGGGGCCTCGCCGCGGCCCCCCGCGGCACCGGCCTGCTCGTGGCGCCCTCGGCCCGCACCCCCCGGCTCAGCGCGGCCAAGGCGATGACGCACTCCACGCGCAAGTGGCCCTGGCTGGAGGCCGTCGCCGGCGGGGTGGAGATCGTGCGGCTGAGCTATGCCGAGGACGAGCTCGCCGCCGCGGGGCTGCCCCTGACGCGGGAGGACGGGCCGCAGCCCGGCTCGGAGGAGCGCGAGCGACTCGTTGAGCGCGCGGTCGCGGACGCCTCGCTCCTGACAGGGGTCGAGGTGGCGCCAGCCGACGTCGTCGCGCACTCCGTTGCCGTCCACCGCAACACCGCGCCCTCCCCGGGGGCCCCGGCCCCCGCTGCCGCCTTCGCGGCGCTCGAGGCGGACCCGCGGCTCGAAGGGGTGCGGATCGTGGGCTCGTGGCGCTCTGGGACGGGGCTCGCGGCCGTCGTCTCCCAGGCTCGGACAAGCCCCCGGTGA
- the hemE gene encoding uroporphyrinogen decarboxylase, producing MTQSPHSADGRTTPPDSALVRELRGQRGRTRPVWFMRQAGRSLPEYREARKGTGMLEACLRPELAAEITVQPVRRHGVDAGIFFSDIVVPLKLAGVDVDIVAGVGPVLGAPIRTSADIDALPELEDSALEPIREAVRLTVAELGETPLIGFAGAPFTLAAYMVEGRPSRDHLGPRAMMHSDPGAWRALCEWTARTSGAFLRAQLEAGASAGQLFDSWAGSLGLADYEEHVRPASGSVFDAVRDLGRPLIHFGTGTSELLAAMKDAGADAVGVDYRLPLAEANRRLGGSVPLQGNIDPALLRAPWGVLEAHVRDVVASGAQAPGHVVNLGHGVPPETDPAVLTRLVELIHSIEDDAPAGQEAPAATDAAS from the coding sequence ATGACCCAGAGCCCGCACTCCGCAGATGGACGCACCACCCCGCCGGACTCGGCGCTCGTCCGGGAGCTCCGGGGCCAGCGCGGCCGCACCCGCCCGGTCTGGTTCATGCGCCAGGCCGGCCGGTCTCTGCCGGAGTACCGGGAGGCGCGCAAGGGCACGGGGATGCTCGAGGCGTGCCTCCGCCCCGAGCTCGCCGCGGAGATCACCGTCCAGCCCGTGCGCCGCCACGGCGTGGACGCGGGCATCTTCTTCTCTGACATCGTGGTGCCCCTCAAGCTCGCGGGCGTCGACGTGGACATCGTCGCTGGCGTGGGGCCCGTCCTCGGCGCGCCCATCCGCACCTCGGCGGACATCGACGCACTCCCGGAGCTTGAGGACTCGGCCCTCGAGCCGATCCGCGAGGCCGTCCGCCTCACCGTCGCCGAGCTCGGCGAGACCCCGCTCATCGGCTTCGCGGGCGCGCCCTTCACGCTCGCGGCCTACATGGTCGAGGGCCGGCCGAGCCGGGACCACCTCGGCCCCCGCGCCATGATGCACAGCGACCCGGGCGCCTGGCGCGCTCTCTGCGAGTGGACGGCCCGCACGAGCGGCGCGTTCCTCCGGGCGCAGCTCGAGGCCGGCGCGAGCGCGGGCCAGCTCTTCGACTCCTGGGCCGGCTCCCTCGGCCTCGCCGACTACGAGGAGCACGTCAGGCCCGCCTCCGGGAGCGTCTTCGACGCGGTCCGGGACCTCGGCCGTCCCCTCATCCACTTCGGCACGGGAACGAGCGAGCTGCTCGCGGCCATGAAGGACGCCGGCGCGGACGCCGTGGGCGTGGACTACCGTCTCCCGCTCGCTGAGGCCAACCGGCGCCTCGGGGGCTCCGTGCCGCTCCAGGGCAACATCGACCCGGCCCTCCTCCGCGCCCCGTGGGGAGTCCTCGAGGCCCACGTCCGCGACGTCGTCGCCTCCGGCGCCCAGGCGCCAGGCCATGTCGTCAACCTGGGCCACGGCGTGCCGCCCGAGACCGACCCCGCGGTCCTGACCCGCCTCGTCGAGCTCATCCACTCCATTGAGGACGACGCCCCCGCCGGACAGGAGGCCCCCGCCGCGACGGACGCCGCCTCGTGA
- a CDS encoding glutamyl-tRNA reductase has product MVYLSLVATHSDLDLERIARMSAAAPQVMSATNDSPLLRGLVLLSTCNRFEVYAEVPSAEDVEAARAEIVAAVAEGSSLSEAFVSASLSTLVGDDVPRHLFAVGAGLDSAVVGEREIAGQVRRALVLAQESSTASGQLTRLFQAATRTAKDVGSQTALGSQGKSIVSVGLDLVEESLDPSTPLAEGTAVIFGTGAYAGASMALLRERGVTDIRVFSQSGRAHEFTAARGGTPLTAETLPAALGEAQIILGCSGGDRRITGAELAAARTSADEFFVLDLALTHDFTPDVASIPGAEVLTLESIRLAAPAEAASALEDARLIVHSAAESFIAERTARQVDGAVVALRRHTMDVLERELEKVRVQHGCTAAGEEVEFALRRMVRQLLHLPTVRGRELAAQGRAGDYVAGLEALYGITAEVPEAPSASPADRAAPQPAGHPREAGESCPVPRTA; this is encoded by the coding sequence GTGGTTTATCTTTCCCTCGTCGCGACGCACTCAGACCTGGACTTGGAGCGCATTGCCCGCATGAGCGCGGCTGCCCCCCAGGTCATGTCAGCGACGAATGATTCGCCCCTCCTTCGCGGGCTCGTCCTTCTCTCCACCTGCAATCGCTTCGAGGTCTACGCCGAGGTCCCCTCCGCGGAGGACGTCGAGGCGGCGCGCGCCGAGATCGTCGCGGCCGTCGCGGAGGGCTCCTCCCTCTCCGAGGCCTTCGTCTCCGCATCCCTCTCCACCCTCGTGGGCGACGACGTCCCGCGGCACCTCTTCGCCGTCGGCGCCGGTCTCGACTCCGCCGTGGTCGGTGAGCGCGAGATCGCCGGCCAGGTTCGCCGGGCACTCGTCCTCGCCCAGGAGTCCTCCACCGCCTCCGGCCAGCTGACGCGGCTCTTCCAGGCCGCAACGCGCACGGCCAAGGACGTGGGCTCGCAGACCGCCCTTGGGTCCCAGGGCAAGTCCATTGTCTCCGTGGGGCTGGACCTCGTCGAGGAGTCCCTGGACCCGTCCACCCCCCTGGCCGAAGGCACAGCCGTCATCTTCGGCACTGGCGCCTACGCGGGCGCGTCCATGGCGCTGTTGCGCGAGCGCGGCGTCACGGACATCCGCGTCTTCTCCCAGTCGGGCCGCGCCCACGAGTTCACGGCTGCGCGCGGCGGCACCCCCCTCACCGCCGAGACCCTCCCAGCCGCCCTCGGCGAGGCACAGATCATCCTCGGCTGCAGCGGAGGAGACCGCCGCATCACGGGCGCCGAGCTCGCTGCGGCCCGGACGAGCGCCGACGAGTTCTTCGTCCTCGACCTCGCCCTGACCCACGACTTCACCCCGGACGTCGCCTCCATTCCGGGGGCAGAGGTCCTCACGCTCGAGTCCATTCGCCTGGCCGCGCCGGCCGAGGCGGCCTCGGCCCTCGAGGACGCCCGCCTGATCGTCCATTCGGCGGCCGAGTCCTTCATTGCGGAGCGGACCGCCCGCCAAGTGGACGGCGCCGTCGTCGCCCTCCGCCGCCACACGATGGACGTTCTGGAGCGCGAGCTCGAGAAGGTGCGCGTGCAGCACGGCTGCACCGCCGCGGGCGAAGAGGTGGAGTTCGCACTCCGCCGGATGGTCCGGCAGCTCCTCCACCTGCCGACCGTGCGCGGGCGCGAGCTCGCCGCCCAGGGCCGCGCCGGAGACTACGTCGCCGGGCTCGAGGCCCTGTACGGCATCACCGCCGAGGTCCCGGAGGCCCCCTCCGCGTCCCCGGCAGACCGCGCGGCTCCTCAGCCCGCCGGTCATCCTCGCGAGGCGGGCGAATCCTGCCCCGTTCCGCGCACCGCGTAG